From one Burkholderia pyrrocinia genomic stretch:
- a CDS encoding S10 family peptidase: MGIDSASSGGVYPLHHGDHNSQSMPPTVNPVALSHGRDQPFFDPVAYGNGPDDSVTDTTEAAAITHHTILIGGKRIAYTATAGHLVTVDPSSSQPAAKIFYVAFTADGATEETRPVTFFYNGGPGSSSVFVLLGSFAPKRIKTSMPGFTPPAPYQMEDNPDSMIDHSDLVFINPVGTGYSAAVAPNKNRNFWGVDQDADSLKQFIKRYLTKNNRWNSPKYLFGESYGTARSCVLAYKLHEDGIDLNGVTLQSSILDYRQAGNPVGALPTAAADAWYHKKLGVTPAPTDLGAFVEEVAQFSRTDYLNALRTVPHADPAAVQKLSQYTGIDTATLQSWSLDIAGYDARGNSLFLTTLLHAQGLALGSYDGRVTAISTGIAGKIDPNSGGNDPTMTAVTGVYTAMWNSYLNEQLKYTSNSAFTDLNDQAFRNWDFSHIDPTGAQQGIDAQGNVILYTAGDLAAVMALNVDLKVLSANGLYDFVTPFYQTVIDLQQMPLEDQKVRQNLSARFYPSGHMVYLDGGSRTALKRDLATMYDATVSDTGARMRIRALQTKKTGGHA, translated from the coding sequence ATGGGCATCGATTCCGCATCTTCCGGCGGCGTTTATCCGCTGCATCACGGCGACCACAATTCGCAGAGCATGCCGCCGACCGTCAATCCGGTCGCGCTGAGCCACGGCCGCGACCAGCCGTTCTTCGATCCGGTTGCGTACGGCAACGGCCCCGACGATTCGGTGACCGACACGACCGAAGCGGCCGCGATCACGCATCACACGATCCTGATCGGCGGGAAGCGCATCGCGTACACGGCGACGGCCGGCCACCTCGTGACGGTCGACCCGAGCAGTTCGCAGCCTGCCGCGAAGATCTTCTACGTTGCATTCACGGCCGACGGCGCGACGGAGGAAACGCGGCCCGTGACGTTCTTCTATAACGGCGGGCCCGGTTCGTCGTCGGTGTTCGTGCTGCTCGGCTCGTTCGCGCCGAAGCGCATCAAGACGTCGATGCCGGGTTTCACGCCGCCCGCGCCGTACCAGATGGAAGACAACCCGGACAGCATGATCGACCACAGCGACCTGGTGTTCATCAACCCGGTCGGCACCGGCTATTCGGCGGCCGTCGCGCCGAACAAGAACCGCAACTTCTGGGGCGTCGACCAGGATGCGGATTCGCTGAAGCAGTTCATCAAGCGCTACCTGACGAAGAACAACCGCTGGAATTCGCCGAAATACCTGTTCGGCGAATCGTACGGCACCGCGCGCAGCTGCGTGCTCGCGTACAAGCTGCACGAGGACGGCATCGACCTGAACGGCGTCACGCTGCAGTCGTCGATCCTCGACTACCGGCAGGCCGGCAACCCGGTCGGCGCGCTGCCGACCGCCGCGGCCGACGCGTGGTATCACAAGAAACTCGGCGTCACGCCGGCGCCGACCGATCTCGGCGCGTTCGTCGAGGAAGTCGCGCAGTTCTCGCGCACCGACTACCTGAACGCGTTGCGCACGGTCCCGCATGCGGACCCGGCCGCCGTGCAGAAACTGTCGCAATACACGGGCATCGACACGGCGACGCTGCAATCGTGGAGCCTCGATATCGCGGGCTACGACGCGCGCGGCAATTCGCTGTTCCTGACGACGCTGCTGCATGCGCAGGGGCTCGCGCTCGGTTCGTACGACGGCCGCGTGACCGCGATCTCGACGGGCATCGCCGGCAAGATCGACCCGAACTCGGGCGGCAACGACCCGACGATGACGGCCGTGACGGGCGTCTATACGGCGATGTGGAACAGCTATTTGAACGAGCAGTTGAAATACACGTCGAATTCCGCGTTCACGGACCTGAACGACCAGGCGTTCCGGAACTGGGATTTCAGCCACATCGATCCGACCGGCGCGCAGCAGGGCATCGATGCTCAGGGGAACGTGATCCTCTACACGGCCGGCGATCTTGCTGCCGTGATGGCGTTGAACGTCGACCTGAAGGTGCTGTCGGCGAACGGTTTGTACGATTTCGTCACGCCGTTCTACCAGACCGTGATCGACCTGCAGCAGATGCCGCTCGAGGATCAGAAGGTGCGGCAGAACCTGTCCGCGCGTTTCTATCCGTCGGGGCACATGGTGTATCTGGACGGCGGCTCGCGCACCGCGCTCAAGCGCGACCTCGCGACGATGTACGACGCGACGGTCAGCGATACGGGCGCGCGGATGCGGATTCGCGCGCTGCAAACGAAGAAGACGGGCGGGCACGCGTAG